A region from the Marinifilum sp. JC120 genome encodes:
- a CDS encoding VacJ family lipoprotein: MTRNYSTTILAFLVLTMILLTFPSQVRSEDAKNPVMLAQVGAGVIGAVENNPEEYAEDEFSEDMWGDSAHNEEASASDPWQGYNRAMFKFNDYLYFNIMKPVTKGYMWAVPLRPRTWTNNFFQNMLYPVRLTSCLLQGKFYTAGAETSKFVANSLFGLGGLGNVVGEAQSTMPLYLGNEDMGQTFGVWGIPNGPYFVLPFFGPSTIRDSVGLGIDTFVLNPFWWFGIPWYYSASAGAYNQINKLSFHIGEYESLKEGSIDPYLALRDAYLSYRAKQVRDAKIDPNKPKPQMTTNPDAAPQK; the protein is encoded by the coding sequence ATGACCCGGAACTATTCCACAACAATTCTCGCCTTTCTGGTTCTGACAATGATCCTGCTGACCTTTCCTTCACAGGTAAGATCAGAGGACGCTAAGAACCCGGTAATGCTCGCGCAGGTAGGTGCCGGTGTAATCGGTGCCGTAGAAAACAATCCTGAAGAATACGCCGAGGATGAATTCAGCGAGGACATGTGGGGCGATTCCGCACATAACGAAGAAGCCAGTGCCTCTGATCCGTGGCAGGGCTATAACCGTGCGATGTTCAAGTTCAACGACTACCTGTATTTCAACATCATGAAACCCGTCACTAAGGGTTATATGTGGGCGGTTCCTCTCAGACCAAGGACTTGGACCAACAACTTTTTCCAGAACATGCTCTACCCCGTACGGTTGACAAGCTGTCTGCTACAGGGGAAATTTTATACAGCGGGAGCTGAAACATCCAAATTTGTTGCCAACTCACTCTTCGGACTGGGCGGACTCGGCAACGTTGTAGGTGAGGCACAGTCCACCATGCCCCTCTACCTCGGTAACGAGGACATGGGACAGACTTTCGGCGTCTGGGGTATCCCCAACGGTCCTTACTTTGTGCTGCCTTTCTTCGGTCCTTCCACCATCCGTGATTCTGTAGGTCTGGGAATCGACACCTTTGTGCTCAACCCCTTCTGGTGGTTCGGCATCCCTTGGTACTATTCCGCTTCAGCCGGAGCTTACAACCAGATCAACAAACTTTCATTCCACATCGGTGAATACGAATCCCTCAAGGAAGGCTCTATTGATCCTTACCTCGCTCTCAGAGATGCTTACCTGAGCTATCGGGCCAAACAGGTCAGGGATGCCAAGATTGATCCCAATAAGCCCAAACCGCAGATGACCACCAACCCGGATGCGGCCCCGCAGAAGTAA
- a CDS encoding YfcE family phosphodiesterase: MKIAVISDTHLREPDNRLTEVFNKYLADADLLLHCGDMTTFSMWQFFCQHPNFHAALGNCDEWALSDYLQPLESVNFHGLRIGIAHGWGSRSQVSRNVADSFGPNFDLVCYGHTHIQDWSIVSGVQMLNPGSLTSPRDERPPCVAIVEVDEEQNMECSFVPVD, encoded by the coding sequence GTGAAAATCGCAGTTATATCTGACACCCACCTCCGTGAGCCGGACAACAGGCTCACGGAGGTTTTTAATAAGTATCTCGCAGATGCGGATCTGCTCCTGCATTGCGGGGACATGACCACCTTTTCCATGTGGCAATTCTTCTGTCAGCACCCAAATTTTCACGCAGCCCTAGGAAATTGTGATGAATGGGCACTTTCCGATTATCTGCAACCGCTGGAATCCGTAAATTTCCACGGATTGCGCATCGGCATAGCTCACGGTTGGGGATCACGTTCACAGGTATCCCGAAACGTAGCAGATTCCTTCGGGCCGAACTTTGATCTGGTCTGTTACGGGCACACCCATATTCAAGACTGGTCCATTGTCAGTGGAGTGCAGATGCTCAATCCCGGAAGCCTGACTTCCCCCCGCGATGAACGACCGCCCTGCGTGGCGATTGTGGAAGTGGACGAGGAGCAGAACATGGAATGCTCTTTCGTGCCTGTAGATTAA